In Fervidobacterium nodosum Rt17-B1, one genomic interval encodes:
- the hcp gene encoding hydroxylamine reductase, which translates to MALNMFCYQCSQAMNGEGCTVTGVCGKEPTVARLQDNLVYILKGISAYYYHARELGYHDEEIAAYLGEGLYSTLTNVNFDGEDFVKKALEAGMMNFKVMQLLKKAHIETYGEPIPTEVETGTKEGHAIIVTGHNLKALEELLKQVEGTDVYVYTHSEMLPAHGYPGLRKYKNLAGNLGAAWYDQRELFDKYPAAILGTSNCVLIPKESYRDRMFTTSIAKLPGVKHIEGYDYSEVIAKAKSLPKLPNQPGSYKLTTGYSASVVKSLAGKIKELVEAGKIRHFLVVGGCDTPTKRGAYYREFVQKLPKDTVVITLACGKFRINDLQLGDIEGIPRLIDVGQCNDTIVALEIAMALADVFGVKVTELPLTLVLTWMEQKAVAILWTLLALGLKGIYIGPVLPAWVNKDILEVLVKNYDLKLISTPEEDIKQILHV; encoded by the coding sequence ATGGCTCTTAACATGTTTTGTTATCAATGTTCACAAGCGATGAACGGCGAAGGTTGTACAGTAACCGGTGTTTGCGGTAAAGAACCGACAGTGGCAAGACTCCAAGACAATCTAGTTTATATCCTAAAAGGTATATCCGCTTACTATTACCATGCCAGAGAATTAGGATATCACGATGAAGAAATAGCAGCATATTTAGGTGAGGGATTGTACTCCACACTTACAAACGTCAACTTTGACGGAGAAGACTTTGTTAAAAAGGCTCTTGAAGCAGGTATGATGAATTTCAAAGTTATGCAACTCCTTAAAAAAGCGCACATTGAAACTTACGGTGAGCCAATACCTACAGAAGTTGAAACAGGTACAAAAGAAGGGCACGCGATAATAGTTACAGGTCACAATTTAAAAGCCCTTGAAGAACTATTGAAACAAGTTGAAGGTACGGACGTTTACGTTTACACTCACTCAGAGATGCTCCCAGCACATGGATATCCTGGACTTAGAAAATACAAAAACTTAGCTGGCAATTTAGGAGCTGCTTGGTATGATCAAAGAGAACTTTTCGATAAGTATCCTGCGGCTATACTTGGAACAAGTAACTGTGTTCTCATTCCGAAAGAGTCTTACAGAGATAGAATGTTCACAACATCTATAGCAAAATTACCCGGCGTGAAACACATTGAAGGATATGACTATTCAGAAGTTATCGCAAAGGCAAAATCCCTGCCAAAACTTCCAAATCAACCAGGATCTTACAAATTAACGACTGGGTATTCAGCTAGTGTTGTAAAATCACTCGCAGGAAAAATAAAAGAACTTGTAGAAGCAGGAAAAATTAGACACTTCTTGGTAGTTGGTGGCTGTGATACTCCGACAAAACGCGGTGCATATTACAGAGAATTCGTACAAAAACTTCCAAAAGATACGGTAGTTATAACACTTGCTTGTGGAAAATTCAGAATTAACGATTTACAATTAGGTGATATCGAAGGAATTCCAAGACTTATCGATGTGGGTCAATGTAACGATACAATAGTTGCGCTTGAGATAGCTATGGCTCTTGCCGATGTATTTGGTGTAAAAGTCACAGAACTTCCGTTGACACTTGTTCTCACGTGGATGGAACAAAAGGCAGTTGCGATACTTTGGACATTACTTGCACTTGGATTGAAAGGCATTTACATAGGACCAGTCCTACCAGCTTGGGTAAACAAAGACATACTTGAGGTTCTTGTGAAAAATTACGACTTAAAACTCATTAGTACACCTGAAGAAGATATAAAGCAAATACTCCATGTTTGA
- a CDS encoding SGNH/GDSL hydrolase family protein, with protein sequence MFVCFGDSITEGKPGVSYVRYLGEGFINKGLGGDTVIGLKKRVEDFLNAENTVDKLEGAIIEIGTNDILLPFLKSYSSGWAKVVDKIIESGRIPSKNIDEFEKYYREIVSLVSDKLLCAISIPCIGEDIEGEMNRKVEKYNEVIKSICHEKKITYVDFNLWQKNMIKKEINNFNRGKSYFVSKEPFVMVMDSIFVVSPLMTTFVSKLRRLITTIDGVHLNSFAAKELAKMVKESIIKNS encoded by the coding sequence TTGTTTGTCTGTTTTGGAGATAGCATAACAGAGGGGAAACCAGGGGTTTCGTATGTGAGGTATCTTGGGGAAGGTTTCATCAACAAAGGTTTAGGTGGAGACACAGTTATTGGTTTGAAGAAAAGAGTTGAAGACTTTTTAAATGCTGAAAATACCGTTGACAAACTTGAAGGGGCTATAATCGAAATTGGAACAAATGACATACTTTTACCATTTCTTAAATCATACTCATCAGGTTGGGCCAAAGTTGTTGATAAAATAATCGAGTCTGGGAGAATACCATCTAAAAATATCGATGAATTTGAAAAGTATTACAGAGAAATTGTCTCTTTAGTAAGTGATAAATTGTTATGCGCTATAAGCATTCCATGTATAGGCGAAGACATTGAAGGTGAAATGAATAGGAAAGTAGAAAAATACAACGAAGTTATTAAAAGCATTTGCCATGAAAAGAAAATAACGTATGTCGATTTCAATTTATGGCAAAAGAATATGATAAAGAAAGAAATTAATAATTTTAATCGAGGAAAAAGTTACTTTGTTTCGAAAGAACCATTTGTAATGGTTATGGATTCAATATTTGTTGTTTCACCTTTGATGACTACTTTTGTTAGCAAGTTGAGAAGGTTAATAACAACAATAGATGGGGTGCATTTGAATTCATTTGCCGCAAAAGAGCTTGCAAAAATGGTTAAAGAAAGCATTATTAAGAATTCGTAA